From Fusobacterium varium:
TATAATTTTCCATCTTTGTCATCCTGTCTAAGTTGTACAACAGCATAATCCATTTTATCAGTTTTAGGATTAATAAGTCCTTTAGGTTTTAAAGGTCCAAATACAAGGGTTCTTTCTCCAGTCAAAGCTATCCTTTCAACAGGCATACATGCTTCAAAAAGTTTTTCTTCCTCAAATTTTTTTAAAGGAGCTCTTTCAGCTGTGATTAAAGCATTATAAAAAGCATAGTATTCTTCTTTATTCATTGGGCAGTTTATATATTCTCCCTCTCCTTTGCCATAACGAGATTGACGATAAGCTTTTTCCATATTAATAGATTCTAAAGTTACAATAGGAGCAGCAGCATCATAAAAATAAAGATGTTCACTATGAGTGAGTTCAGCTATTTTTTTTGATAATACTTCAGATGTAAGAGGGCCAGAAGCAATGAGCATTATTTTATTTTCAGGTATTTCAGTAAATTCTTCATCAATTATTTCTATATTTTCCATATTTTTTAGATATTCAGTAACTTCTATTGAAAAACCATCTCTGTCTACAGCTAGAGCCTGTCCAGCAGGGACTCTGTTTTTATCAGCTATTTTTATAAGAAGGGAATCGAGTTTTCTTAGCTCTTCTTTCATAAGACCAGAAGCATTGGCAAGATTATCTCCACCTAAAGAATTGCTGCAGACAAGTTCAGCAAAATACTCTTTTTTATGTGCTTCTGTCATTTTTTTGGATTTCATTTCATAAAGCTTTACTTTTATTCCTCTTTTAGCAAGTTGATATGCAGCTTCACATCCAGCTAACCCAGCTCCAACTATAATAACTTCTTTATTGTTCATTGTTTCTCCTCTAAAATTTATTTCCAAACTCAAAGAGCTCACCCCTAAGGGTGAGTTCTTTTATTTTTTATTATCTATTTTTTTTATATTTTTACATTCAGGGTATCCTGTACAGGCAAGAAATTTTCCCCATCTACCTCTGCTGATTTTAAATGGTCTTCCACATTTTTCACATTTGCCAGCTGCTTTTAATATTTTTTCTTCTTCATCAGTAATCTTTTTTAATTCTGCTTTAAGTTGTACTACTCCATCTTTTTCTATTATTTGATTGTTAGCCAGCATTTTTCTAATTTCAGTAGGCAGAGGAGTTCTTATGTTATCTTCAGCAAATTTTTCACTTTCCAGATAACTTCCAAATCTACCAAACTTTAAAAGATACATTGAACCATTATCAGTATATACATCAGTAGGTCTTCCTTTTTTAGCTTTTACTATTTCTTCTACTTTTTCTTTTACAAATATTTTACCATTTTTTATATCTTCAGCAGGTATTTCCACACCTTTAAGGGATATTTTTTCTTTGCAGTCATCAGATTCATTAGGACAGGCAAGATATCTTCCAAATCTGCCTGTTTTCAGAATCATGTTACCCTTTCCACAAGGACATGGAACATCAGATTCAATTGTTCTTGACATTTCTTCTTCAACTGTTATTTTAAATTTATCTATATAATGTTTAAGCTCTTTGTAGAATACTGAAAGAAGATTTACCCAATCTTTTTCTCCTTCAGCAACTTCATCAAGCTGATTTTCAAGTTCAGCAGTAAATTTAACATTCATTATATTAGGGAAATTTTCATCAAGTTTATCTTTTATTTCGTAGCCTAGCGCAGTAGGACTGAAACTTTTCCCTTCAACTACAACATATTCTCTTTTTTTCAAAGTTTCTATAATAGTAGCATATGTAGAAGGTCTTCCAATTCCTTCAGCTTCTAACTTTTTAACCAAAGAAGATTCAGTAAATCTTGAAGGTGGTTTAGTGAAGTCTTCTTTAATAAGAAGTTTTTCTAATTTAAGAATATCCCCTTCTTTTATAGTTGGAAATTCTCCAAGAGGAAGATCTTCTTCTTCTTTAAATATCTTATAATATCCATCAAATATTATTTTATTGATAGTTCCTCTAAAATCGAACTTTTCATAATTGCATATTATTTCAAATTGCTCATATTTCATTGGAGCAAGCTGTGATATAAGAAATCTATCCCAGATAAGCTTATATAGTTTATG
This genomic window contains:
- a CDS encoding tRNA (uracil-5-)-methyltransferase: MSLEINFRGETMNNKEVIIVGAGLAGCEAAYQLAKRGIKVKLYEMKSKKMTEAHKKEYFAELVCSNSLGGDNLANASGLMKEELRKLDSLLIKIADKNRVPAGQALAVDRDGFSIEVTEYLKNMENIEIIDEEFTEIPENKIMLIASGPLTSEVLSKKIAELTHSEHLYFYDAAAPIVTLESINMEKAYRQSRYGKGEGEYINCPMNKEEYYAFYNALITAERAPLKKFEEEKLFEACMPVERIALTGERTLVFGPLKPKGLINPKTDKMDYAVVQLRQDDKDGKLYNIVGFQTNLKWGEQKRVFSMIPGLENAEFIRYGVMHRNTFIDSSKLLDETLKLKTNDNIYFAGQITGSEGYVSSISTGAIAAINIAHKLLEKAPFILDDRSAIGAIIKYITEEKKNFQPMGPNFGIIKSLDGIRIKDKKERYNTISKVALEYLENKINELA
- the topA gene encoding DNA topoisomerase I, whose amino-acid sequence is MVKKNLVIVESPAKAKTIEKILGKKFHVVASFGHVRDLPKSKLGVDVDNNFQPSYSTIKGKGDVIKNLKDLAKKSDKIYLASDPDREGEAIAWHIAHALKLDEKDSNRIEFNEITETAIKDSISHARKIDMDKVNAQQARRILDRLVGYGISSLLWKSISSNTSAGRVQSVALKLICDLEDEIKKFIPVKFWEVKGEFLNKLKLSLYRVDNKKFDKLTDEKIVKEIKKIEKKDFTVTEAKVTKKSKNSPLPLKTSTLQQLASSYLGFSASKTMRVAQGLYEGIDIDGNHKGLITYMRTDSTRISEDAVEMAKKYILENFGKEYLGVQKTVKSKQKIQDAHEAIRPTDIALTPDNLKNTLDKDQHKLYKLIWDRFLISQLAPMKYEQFEIICNYEKFDFRGTINKIIFDGYYKIFKEEEDLPLGEFPTIKEGDILKLEKLLIKEDFTKPPSRFTESSLVKKLEAEGIGRPSTYATIIETLKKREYVVVEGKSFSPTALGYEIKDKLDENFPNIMNVKFTAELENQLDEVAEGEKDWVNLLSVFYKELKHYIDKFKITVEEEMSRTIESDVPCPCGKGNMILKTGRFGRYLACPNESDDCKEKISLKGVEIPAEDIKNGKIFVKEKVEEIVKAKKGRPTDVYTDNGSMYLLKFGRFGSYLESEKFAEDNIRTPLPTEIRKMLANNQIIEKDGVVQLKAELKKITDEEEKILKAAGKCEKCGRPFKISRGRWGKFLACTGYPECKNIKKIDNKK